The Nitrospira sp. sequence GAGACTATTGTTACCACGTGATCAATCGGGGTAACGGTCGGTCCGAGGTGTTTCATGCGGAGGGGGACTACCAGGCGTTTATGGATCTGCTGAGCCAGGCGTCCCAACGTATTCCCATGCGTGTGCTGGCGTACTGTCTCATGCCCAATCATTTTCATCTCGCGCTCTGGCCCTCCCACGATGGAGAGCTGAGTCGATGGATGCAGTGGTTGTTGACGGCGCATGTCAGACGGTATCACCGGTGGCACGACTCGAGCGGCCATGTCTGGCAGGGCCGGTTCAAAGCGTTTCCGATCGAGCAAGACGATCATCTCCTGACGGTGTTGCGCTATATCGAACTCAATCCGGTTCGGGCGCATCTCGTGTCGCGAGCCGAACACTGGCGGTGGTCGAGTGCCCGTGTTTGGAGGGAAGCGGTGCGAGGCCCTCGGGTAGAAGCCGGACCGGTGGTACGGCCCGAGTCGTGGCTCGAGTGGGTGAACGGGTCGATGGAGGAGAGGGACGTCCAACGGATCCGACAGAGCGTGAATCGCAACGCCCCGTTCGGATCGGACGCATGGACTGCGGTGACGGCGGAGCGGTTGGGGTTGGATGCGAGCCTCCGACCGATCGGACGCCCACAGAAATTAGTGGAAACGTAGAATGTCCCCGTTCCGTTGTTCCCGAAATAGTTCCATTTTGAGGATGGGATGAGAAAGGATGGCGGCATGAGGAAACCATTACTCTTGGTCTTGCTGATCGGTCTCCTTCCAGGGTTGCTCTCGGCCTGCGTGAGTTTTGCCGAGACGCCAGGGGAACGGTTTCAGAAAGTGATGAAGGAAATGGCCGAGCTCTGCCAGAGCAAGAAACTGATCGCGACGGATTCGCGCTGCATTCTGCCCAAGATGCAACCTGCCGATCCGTTAGCCACCGAAGAAGGTCGGTTCGCCCACTCGATCAAGATCCCCAATCCAGTCCCTGAAGACAGTGGCTACAAGCCCGGCATGTCGCCGGAACAATACTTCGACCATCTCTGCAAGACGGAGGCGGGCGAGTTCATCTACAAGACGGTGGAGAATGTGGAGGGGCTCTATTTCATGCGGCCGAGGGAACAAGCAACTGATTACCACCAAGAACATCTCTATGCTCTTGAAGATCCATATGGGTATACCGACTGGGAAGCATCAAGGCTTCCGACCATCTTTGTGAATCCACCATGGGCTGCCTATTCCTATCTAGAAGCACCGTTGCTTTCTGGAGCAAAACCGAAAATCGAAGGGGCAAAGTTTAGACGATTTTCAGGTTATGCTCAGGAAAAGTCCCCAATGATTGAAGAAGAGATAAAGGTCCTAAGCAGTAAGTATGGCGTCACGTGGCGCGGGATCACCCGACCGTATGATCGAGAGCTGGGTATTGCAGGTGGAGAAATGATTATCCTGGATCTGCAGAACAATGAAGTGTTGGCTGTCCGCAGAGGGTTCATTCGTAGTGAGGGTGTGAGAAATCTTACCGGAACATGGTGGCTCACCGGTCATGTATGCCCTAAGTACGAAGGAAAAGCCTTTAACAAAGATGGCAATTTCGCCCATTGGTTTATTGTTAAGGCTCTAAAGCCAAAGAACGCGAACTCAGAAGGAGGGAAATAATGCCGCAGACCAACATCACGACTTGGCTCGAGTTCGCTCTACAGCAAATGGCGGCTGAAAGTTATCTTGACGGCATCAACAGGCAAGACAATCAAGCGGTAATAGATCGCTTGGTGGCGGGCAACAACGCGCCCGGAGTGAGTTCGCCAAATCCTGGCGCAACTCGCTTCGTGAATCTGACGAGTCTATCAAATGCTAGTCAAATCATTGGTAGCGCTCAAGCCTTTGTCGCCCACTATCAGATCGTTGACCATCATGCCAATGATG is a genomic window containing:
- a CDS encoding transposase, which produces MPRTARASVGDYCYHVINRGNGRSEVFHAEGDYQAFMDLLSQASQRIPMRVLAYCLMPNHFHLALWPSHDGELSRWMQWLLTAHVRRYHRWHDSSGHVWQGRFKAFPIEQDDHLLTVLRYIELNPVRAHLVSRAEHWRWSSARVWREAVRGPRVEAGPVVRPESWLEWVNGSMEERDVQRIRQSVNRNAPFGSDAWTAVTAERLGLDASLRPIGRPQKLVET